From Ignavibacteria bacterium, the proteins below share one genomic window:
- a CDS encoding tetratricopeptide repeat protein → MKKISQNVLIFLLSIALSSCAVGDFFGGVFEDVTTYFNTYYNARTSFNEAIAEVNQQQTELFSTKPYVPPGGSVTKFVNVIEKCSKILQYSSTSSFVDNALMMIGQSYYYQKEYPSAIRKFTELRDNFPNSSLNLSSRLWLAKSVSASRDYEQASKQFEEVITAALEEDEEEIVAESYLELMKLNIAKNEYEKVISFGNEFIKYSGNDEKSSQVMLEIGLTYVKMNKIEDAVKSFEDVADFSPSYKTLFKSELEYAKLNRLLGKYSTGMNVLDDLKSETIYEEFFDQVDLEIGMNYLAQNLTDEALEKFHYIDTSFASKESGGIAQYQLANYIESNLANLDSAKYYYDRASRSQAPQEIVKEAAKKSSILTKRKSIWDNIDNLTAQITNLRKFPEDTVKTIYDTFEVDSTMLNDSAYVADLVVFMKEKEEADSLKMIKLSKDSVNYINNLKNADSISIVVAKLKFDLGSLYYSEFEWPDSALTYFSFVVDSFPNQPFTQRALYALGNYHEVYGSKETSDSLFRVIYERYPTDEIVITVAKKLKLPPKPYLKEKPDEVYFQAELLANNKKNIEAIQMLWYLIQNHPNSDYCPKSYLMIGHIYENNLKMYDSAASVYRQLKEKFPFSLYTQKSSQKLIAYETEQQRIEQEKKAEEEKKQKELEEKQKAEEEKKKQEAEKKARSSKPQKPDSISTLKDSVIIKTDSLNIKLDSLETEKDTLEFER, encoded by the coding sequence GCGATTTTTTTGGCGGAGTCTTTGAAGATGTTACGACCTACTTTAATACCTACTATAACGCTCGGACTTCATTTAATGAAGCAATAGCGGAGGTGAACCAACAGCAAACTGAGCTTTTCTCGACGAAGCCATACGTTCCACCTGGCGGATCGGTCACTAAATTTGTAAATGTCATTGAAAAATGTTCAAAAATCCTTCAGTACAGCAGTACAAGTTCGTTCGTTGATAATGCTTTAATGATGATCGGACAATCATATTATTATCAGAAGGAATATCCAAGTGCAATCAGAAAATTTACAGAGCTACGGGATAATTTTCCGAACAGTTCATTGAATCTGAGTTCAAGATTGTGGCTGGCAAAATCTGTTTCCGCATCCAGAGATTATGAACAAGCAAGTAAACAATTTGAAGAGGTGATTACTGCTGCTTTAGAAGAAGATGAGGAAGAAATCGTAGCTGAATCATATCTCGAGTTGATGAAGCTAAATATTGCAAAGAATGAATATGAGAAAGTTATCTCTTTTGGGAATGAATTCATTAAGTATTCTGGTAACGATGAGAAATCAAGTCAAGTAATGCTTGAAATTGGTTTAACTTATGTTAAAATGAATAAAATCGAAGACGCAGTTAAATCTTTTGAAGATGTGGCTGATTTCTCGCCAAGTTATAAAACTTTATTCAAATCAGAACTCGAATATGCGAAACTTAATCGGTTACTCGGAAAATACAGCACTGGAATGAATGTACTCGACGATCTGAAATCAGAAACAATTTATGAAGAATTCTTTGATCAAGTCGATTTAGAAATTGGCATGAATTATTTGGCTCAGAATCTTACTGACGAAGCCCTGGAAAAATTTCACTATATAGATACTTCGTTCGCATCGAAAGAAAGCGGAGGTATAGCACAGTATCAGCTTGCAAACTATATCGAATCAAATCTTGCGAATCTTGATTCAGCAAAATATTACTATGACCGTGCATCTCGTTCACAAGCTCCACAGGAAATTGTTAAAGAAGCTGCAAAGAAAAGTTCTATTCTCACAAAACGTAAATCCATTTGGGATAATATTGACAATCTCACTGCACAAATAACTAATCTTCGGAAATTTCCGGAGGATACGGTAAAAACTATATACGATACATTTGAAGTTGATTCAACCATGTTAAATGATTCTGCATATGTTGCAGATCTCGTCGTCTTTATGAAAGAGAAAGAAGAAGCTGATAGTCTAAAAATGATTAAACTTTCGAAAGACTCAGTCAATTATATTAATAATTTAAAAAACGCAGACTCAATATCTATCGTCGTTGCGAAATTAAAATTTGACCTCGGCTCACTTTACTATTCAGAATTCGAGTGGCCCGATTCTGCATTAACTTATTTTTCTTTTGTTGTTGATTCATTCCCCAATCAACCATTTACTCAAAGAGCCCTGTATGCGTTGGGAAACTATCATGAAGTTTATGGCTCTAAAGAAACTTCAGATAGTTTATTCAGGGTAATATATGAGCGCTATCCCACAGACGAAATTGTAATTACTGTTGCAAAAAAATTGAAGCTTCCTCCGAAACCTTATCTGAAAGAGAAACCCGATGAGGTTTATTTTCAAGCTGAACTGCTTGCCAACAACAAAAAAAACATCGAAGCGATCCAGATGCTTTGGTATTTAATTCAGAATCATCCGAATTCGGATTACTGTCCAAAATCTTATTTGATGATTGGTCATATCTATGAAAATAATTTGAAAATGTATGATTCTGCAGCTTCTGTTTATCGTCAATTAAAGGAAAAATTTCCTTTCAGTCTTTATACCCAAAAAAGCAGTCAGAAGTTAATCGCATACGAAACTGAACAGCAAAGGATCGAACAAGAGAAAAAGGCTGAGGAGGAAAAAAAGCAAAAGGAACTAGAGGAAAAACAAAAAGCGGAAGAGGAAAAGAAGAAACAAGAAGCTGAGAAAAAAGCG